The following coding sequences are from one Acidobacteriota bacterium window:
- a CDS encoding glycosyltransferase family 39 protein codes for MDQPAFSILFLSAWRALFGDSAAALMAPPALCGVAVVVLTGLLARRFGGGPAAQGLASAAAAVAPIWVGMTGYYSMNSFDILFWTLAASLLARILEGDVETGPRGGVGRLWLLLGTVLALGLLNKISVLWLGAGIFAGLLLTPARRWLTTLGPWLAGGIAFLGLLPYLAWNALHGWPTLEFMRRATGEKYRTTSPLAFGGELLFLFQPLAAPLWIAGLVWLLAARDGRRFRALGVVFVATLAILLANRSSKAEYLAASFAPLLAAGGVALERVLHRGRSAAPAWVYGTLLVLGGLAIAPFALPLLPVPQYVAYAKALGMGPTTTERNELGPLPQHFADRFGWPGMAAEVGRVAGTLSEAERKTARVWARNYGEAAALEKYGAPLGVPRVLCPHNSFWFWSAADAEKNAPFKGPLIVIGGQRETLTAVFGSVEEAGKTGHPLAMPYENGRPIWICREPKEDLRVILQRDRLFI; via the coding sequence GTGGACCAGCCGGCGTTCTCGATCCTTTTCCTCTCCGCGTGGCGCGCCCTCTTCGGCGACTCGGCAGCGGCGCTCATGGCCCCGCCCGCGCTCTGCGGAGTCGCCGTCGTGGTCCTCACGGGCCTCCTCGCGCGGCGTTTCGGCGGCGGCCCGGCGGCGCAGGGCCTCGCGTCCGCTGCCGCGGCCGTCGCGCCGATCTGGGTCGGGATGACGGGCTACTACTCGATGAACTCCTTCGACATCCTGTTCTGGACGCTTGCGGCGAGTCTCCTGGCGAGGATTCTCGAGGGAGACGTCGAGACTGGTCCGCGAGGCGGTGTGGGGCGCCTGTGGCTGCTTCTCGGAACGGTTCTCGCCCTCGGCCTCCTGAACAAGATCAGCGTTCTGTGGCTGGGCGCGGGGATTTTCGCCGGCCTTCTCCTGACGCCCGCGCGGCGCTGGCTGACGACGCTGGGCCCGTGGCTCGCGGGCGGAATCGCCTTCCTCGGGCTCCTGCCGTATCTCGCCTGGAACGCGCTCCACGGCTGGCCGACGCTGGAGTTCATGCGGCGCGCGACAGGCGAGAAGTACCGCACGACCTCGCCGCTTGCGTTCGGCGGCGAGCTCCTCTTCCTTTTCCAGCCGCTCGCGGCGCCGCTCTGGATCGCGGGCCTCGTGTGGCTTCTCGCCGCGCGGGACGGCCGGCGCTTCCGCGCCCTCGGCGTCGTCTTCGTCGCGACGCTCGCGATTCTCCTCGCGAACCGCTCGAGCAAGGCCGAGTACCTCGCGGCGTCGTTCGCGCCGCTCCTCGCGGCGGGCGGCGTCGCCCTCGAGCGCGTCCTCCACCGCGGGCGGAGCGCCGCGCCCGCGTGGGTGTACGGGACGCTTCTCGTCCTGGGCGGCCTCGCGATCGCGCCGTTCGCGCTGCCGCTCCTGCCGGTGCCACAGTACGTCGCGTACGCGAAGGCGCTCGGGATGGGGCCGACGACGACGGAGCGCAACGAGCTCGGCCCGCTCCCGCAGCACTTCGCGGACCGCTTCGGCTGGCCCGGGATGGCGGCCGAGGTCGGGCGCGTCGCGGGAACCCTGTCCGAGGCGGAACGCAAAACGGCGCGCGTCTGGGCGCGCAACTACGGCGAGGCGGCGGCGCTGGAGAAGTACGGCGCGCCGCTCGGCGTCCCGCGCGTCCTCTGCCCGCACAACTCCTTCTGGTTCTGGAGCGCCGCGGACGCGGAGAAGAATGCGCCGTTCAAGGGGCCTCTGATCGTGATCGGTGGACAGCGCGAGACGCTGACGGCAGTCTTCGGAAGCGTCGAGGAGGCGGGCAAGACCGGCCACCCGCTCGCGATGCCGTACGAGAACGGCCGCCCGATCTGGATCTGCCGCGAGCCGAAGGAAGACCTCAGGGTCATCCTCCAGCGCGACCGGCTGTTCATCTGA